A window from Streptomyces sp. NBC_00271 encodes these proteins:
- a CDS encoding Gfo/Idh/MocA family protein — translation MNGPERTGGAGGPVLRIGVLGCADIAERRMLPSMARQPLVKVTAIASRSLAKARAFTGRFGGTPVAGYAGLLERDDVDAVYLPLPPELHVEWTLRALQAGKHVLCEKPFAARLTDADKAVSLARERSLLLMESFMFLHHSQHARIQQLLDDGLIGELRLFGSEFGIPLRRDADGTPRRASTLPEVAAYPLRAAQLFLGPHLRVAGAHVSPATAHGPAPAGGALLTAAGGATAQLAYGVEHAYRSGYDLWGSQGRLRLERAFSTPDEHVPVLHVERGGAVREIRLAPDAHFTNIAGVFARAVLDREDFTPHTEALLAHARLTDAVEQAAARPGPV, via the coding sequence GTGAACGGGCCCGAGCGCACAGGAGGAGCGGGCGGGCCGGTACTGCGGATCGGGGTGCTGGGCTGCGCGGACATCGCCGAGCGGCGCATGCTGCCCTCGATGGCCCGCCAGCCGCTCGTCAAGGTGACCGCGATCGCCAGCCGCAGCCTCGCAAAAGCGCGGGCGTTCACCGGCCGGTTCGGCGGCACCCCGGTGGCCGGCTACGCCGGGCTGCTGGAGCGCGACGACGTGGACGCCGTCTACCTGCCGCTGCCGCCCGAACTGCACGTGGAGTGGACCCTGCGGGCGCTTCAGGCCGGCAAGCACGTGCTGTGCGAGAAGCCGTTCGCCGCCCGCCTCACGGACGCGGACAAGGCGGTGTCCCTCGCCCGCGAGCGCAGCCTGCTGCTGATGGAGAGCTTCATGTTCCTCCACCACTCCCAGCACGCCCGCATCCAGCAGCTGCTCGACGACGGGCTGATCGGCGAACTGCGCCTGTTCGGCTCCGAGTTCGGCATCCCGCTGCGCCGCGACGCCGACGGCACCCCGCGGCGGGCCAGCACCCTGCCCGAGGTCGCCGCCTACCCGCTGCGCGCCGCCCAGCTCTTCCTCGGCCCGCACCTGCGGGTAGCCGGCGCCCACGTGAGCCCCGCCACCGCACACGGGCCGGCGCCCGCCGGCGGCGCCCTGCTGACCGCCGCCGGCGGGGCCACCGCCCAGCTCGCCTACGGCGTCGAACACGCCTACCGCAGCGGCTACGACCTGTGGGGCAGCCAGGGACGGCTGCGCCTGGAACGCGCCTTCAGCACCCCCGACGAGCACGTCCCCGTCCTGCACGTCGAGCGCGGCGGCGCCGTCCGCGAGATCCGCCTCGCCCCGGACGCCCACTTCACCAACATCGCCGGCGTCTTCGCCCGGGCCGTCCTGGACCGCGAGGACTTCACCCCGCACACCGAGGCCCTCCTCGCCCACGCCCGGCTCACCGACGCCGTCGAACAGGCCGCGGCCCGCCCCGGCCCCGTATAG
- a CDS encoding ester cyclase, translating into MADNHRELVQRFVDMINAHDVSTMSEHTAPGHIDHNPVVEDGIEANTAFWEQIFAAFPDVKVVTHDLVVEGDRIAGRFEYSGTHQGTFFGVEATGRPLNFQSIDFWRVEDGLLAEHWDQLDMAGLFRQLGVDIHAGQDGR; encoded by the coding sequence ATGGCAGACAACCACCGTGAACTCGTCCAGCGCTTCGTCGACATGATCAACGCTCATGACGTGAGCACCATGAGCGAGCACACCGCACCCGGGCACATCGACCACAACCCGGTCGTGGAGGACGGCATCGAGGCGAACACGGCGTTCTGGGAGCAGATCTTCGCCGCGTTCCCCGATGTCAAGGTCGTCACCCACGACCTGGTCGTGGAGGGGGACCGCATCGCCGGGCGTTTCGAGTACTCGGGCACCCACCAGGGCACGTTCTTCGGCGTCGAGGCCACCGGGCGGCCGCTGAACTTCCAGTCGATCGACTTCTGGCGGGTCGAGGACGGGCTGCTGGCCGAGCACTGGGACCAGCTGGACATGGCGGGGCTGTTCCGCCAGCTCGGCGTCGACATCCACGCCGGCCAGGACGGCCGGTAG